One genomic window of Opitutia bacterium includes the following:
- a CDS encoding alpha/beta hydrolase: protein MAPHDYWRMGGWLVVAGLVLYVALTALAAGIVDGMLYFPDYALRKEPENVIRIPTPDGGSVAAVYLPNPAAKHTLWFFHGNAEDLGALEPFLREMHARGYAVFAYDYPGYGVSTGRPNEEAIYAANAAAARYLQDTLKVPLSRVILVGRSLGGGPATDLAAREPVAGLVLQSAFMSVYRVMTRVRLLPFDQFENLRKLPRVKCPVLVVHGTADEVIPFKHGEKLHAAAPGKKSHLWIEGAQHNDFVAIAGERYWNALRDFAASLP, encoded by the coding sequence ATGGCGCCGCACGACTATTGGAGAATGGGAGGCTGGCTCGTCGTCGCGGGACTCGTGCTTTACGTCGCGCTCACGGCGTTGGCGGCGGGGATCGTCGACGGGATGCTCTATTTTCCGGACTACGCCTTGCGCAAGGAACCGGAAAACGTCATCCGCATTCCGACGCCCGATGGCGGCTCAGTCGCGGCGGTGTATCTGCCGAATCCGGCGGCGAAGCACACGCTGTGGTTCTTCCACGGCAACGCCGAGGATCTCGGCGCGCTCGAGCCGTTCCTGCGCGAAATGCATGCGCGCGGCTACGCGGTGTTCGCCTACGACTATCCCGGCTACGGCGTCAGCACCGGCCGGCCGAACGAAGAGGCGATCTACGCGGCGAACGCGGCTGCGGCGCGCTACCTGCAGGACACGCTGAAGGTGCCGCTCTCACGTGTGATTCTGGTCGGTCGCTCACTCGGCGGCGGTCCGGCCACCGATCTCGCGGCGCGCGAACCGGTCGCGGGGCTCGTGCTCCAGTCGGCGTTCATGAGTGTGTATCGCGTGATGACGCGCGTGCGTCTGCTGCCGTTCGACCAATTCGAAAATCTCCGCAAGCTCCCGCGCGTGAAATGCCCCGTGCTCGTGGTGCACGGCACGGCGGATGAGGTGATCCCGTTCAAGCACGGCGAAAAGCTCCACGCTGCGGCGCCCGGCAAGAAGTCGCATCTCTGGATCGAAGGCGCGCAGCACAACGACTTCGTCGCGATCGCCGGCGAGCGCTACTGGAACGCGCTGCGCGATTTCGCGGCCTCGTTGCCGTGA
- a CDS encoding histidine--tRNA ligase — MAGFQSLPGFREFYPEDFSRRQHIFRVWRQAATSYGFQEYDAPVLEPLELYTTKSGDEIEGQLFSFTDKGEREVSLRPEMTPTVCRMVGAKAGALKRPIKWFSIAEFYRYERAQKGRLRAFNQFNADIFGEAGPEAEIELIALLIQCMTGFGLTKDDFYVRLSDRDLWFFYLEALGFNDAQSRGILGAIDRYEKMGDDAFKGYVEAHGALDDEKKQRVLAFLQIKTLADLEAALAPFASEKLNTRLADWRKVLGGLAAMGLSDFVSVDLAVVRGLAYYTGFVFEAFDRKGDLRALAGGGRYNDLVKKLGYADLPAVGFAIGDVTTGILLEQRGLAPTFVNAPDAYAVIGGEAERAAAFADIRALRAAGWRVEYPLKDVAFGRQFKAAAESGAKLALIYGGDELAKGVVKIRDLTDRSEREVPRDRVADAVRDTLGGH; from the coding sequence ATGGCAGGATTTCAGTCCCTTCCCGGCTTCCGCGAATTTTATCCGGAAGACTTCTCCCGGCGTCAGCACATCTTCCGCGTCTGGCGCCAAGCCGCCACCAGCTACGGCTTTCAGGAATACGACGCGCCCGTCCTGGAGCCGCTCGAGCTCTACACGACGAAGTCGGGCGACGAGATCGAGGGCCAACTTTTCTCCTTCACGGACAAAGGCGAGCGCGAGGTCTCGTTGCGCCCGGAGATGACGCCCACCGTGTGCCGCATGGTCGGCGCCAAGGCCGGCGCGCTGAAGCGCCCGATCAAGTGGTTCAGCATCGCGGAATTTTATCGTTACGAACGCGCGCAAAAGGGCCGCCTCCGCGCCTTCAACCAGTTCAACGCCGACATCTTCGGCGAAGCCGGTCCGGAAGCGGAGATCGAACTCATCGCACTGCTCATTCAGTGCATGACGGGCTTCGGCCTGACCAAGGACGATTTCTATGTCCGCCTGAGCGACCGCGACCTGTGGTTTTTCTATCTCGAGGCGCTCGGTTTCAACGACGCGCAATCGCGCGGCATCCTCGGTGCGATCGATCGCTACGAGAAGATGGGTGACGATGCTTTCAAGGGTTACGTCGAGGCGCACGGCGCGCTCGACGATGAGAAGAAGCAGCGCGTGCTCGCGTTCCTTCAGATCAAAACGCTCGCCGATCTCGAAGCCGCGCTGGCGCCGTTCGCCTCGGAAAAACTCAACACCCGCCTCGCCGATTGGCGCAAGGTGCTCGGCGGCCTCGCCGCGATGGGCCTGAGTGACTTTGTCAGCGTCGACCTCGCCGTCGTGCGCGGCCTCGCTTACTACACCGGCTTCGTGTTCGAGGCGTTCGACCGCAAGGGCGACCTTCGCGCGCTCGCCGGCGGCGGCCGCTACAACGATCTCGTCAAGAAGCTCGGTTACGCGGATCTGCCCGCCGTCGGCTTCGCCATCGGCGACGTCACCACTGGCATTCTCCTCGAGCAACGCGGCCTCGCGCCGACGTTCGTCAACGCGCCCGACGCCTACGCCGTCATCGGCGGCGAGGCCGAGCGCGCCGCGGCGTTCGCCGACATCCGTGCGCTGCGCGCGGCCGGTTGGCGCGTCGAATATCCGCTCAAGGACGTGGCCTTCGGCAGACAGTTCAAGGCCGCCGCCGAATCCGGCGCGAAGCTCGCGCTGATCTATGGCGGCGACGAACTCGCCAAGGGCGTCGTGAAAATCCGCGACCTGACCGACCGCTCCGAGCGCGAAGTGCCGCGGGATCGCGTCGCGGATGCGGTGCGCGATACGCTCGGCGGACACTGA
- a CDS encoding integration host factor subunit beta yields MSTNLTKREIVLEIYEKTGFPQKQIQDTVQMTLDIVMEALAAGRNVELRNFGVLEVQVRKARVGRNPNKPETEVVIPERAVVKFKSGKILKQKIKALNLEQLKANPPAPASADDGEDDETT; encoded by the coding sequence ATGTCGACCAACCTCACCAAACGCGAAATCGTCCTGGAGATCTACGAGAAGACTGGGTTTCCGCAGAAGCAAATCCAAGACACGGTCCAGATGACCCTCGACATCGTTATGGAAGCCCTTGCTGCCGGCCGAAATGTCGAGCTGCGCAACTTCGGCGTCCTCGAAGTCCAAGTGCGCAAAGCCCGCGTCGGCCGCAATCCGAACAAACCGGAGACGGAAGTCGTGATTCCCGAGCGCGCCGTCGTGAAGTTCAAGAGCGGCAAGATTTTGAAGCAGAAGATCAAGGCGCTCAACCTCGAGCAGCTCAAAGCCAACCCGCCTGCGCCGGCCTCGGCCGACGATGGCGAAGACGACGAGACGACCTGA
- the ubiE gene encoding bifunctional demethylmenaquinone methyltransferase/2-methoxy-6-polyprenyl-1,4-benzoquinol methylase UbiE: MPDPNAVRSMFSRIAGRYDVANHLLSGGVDFWWRRVLVRRVHDAAPRDVLDLATGSGDVAFALADGLPPSARIVGMDFCQPMLDEAVKKRAASPRWQPVDFRQGDGMALPLGDALFDALTISFGLRNMADRHKSLTEMRRVLRPGGRLFVLEFSQPFAWFRPIYYTYLKYVLPSIAAVVTGDRGAYEYLCGSIEQFPNREAMSAEILRAGFKSVRATPLTFGIVALHEAQA; encoded by the coding sequence ATGCCCGATCCGAACGCAGTTCGTTCCATGTTCTCCCGTATCGCGGGGCGCTACGACGTCGCGAATCACCTGTTGAGCGGCGGCGTGGACTTCTGGTGGCGCCGCGTGCTCGTGCGGCGTGTGCACGACGCCGCACCGCGCGACGTCCTCGATCTCGCAACTGGCAGCGGCGACGTGGCTTTCGCACTCGCCGATGGCCTGCCGCCGAGCGCGCGGATCGTCGGCATGGATTTCTGCCAGCCGATGCTCGATGAAGCCGTGAAGAAGCGCGCCGCGAGCCCGCGCTGGCAACCGGTCGATTTTCGCCAGGGCGACGGCATGGCGCTGCCGCTCGGCGATGCGCTGTTCGACGCGCTCACGATTTCCTTCGGCCTGCGTAACATGGCGGATCGCCACAAGTCGCTGACGGAGATGCGACGCGTGCTGCGGCCAGGCGGACGGCTGTTCGTGTTGGAATTCTCGCAACCGTTCGCGTGGTTCCGGCCGATCTACTACACCTATCTCAAATACGTGCTGCCCTCGATCGCGGCCGTCGTCACCGGCGATCGCGGTGCCTACGAATACCTCTGCGGGTCCATCGAACAATTTCCGAACCGCGAAGCGATGAGCGCGGAGATCCTCCGCGCCGGTTTCAAGAGCGTCCGCGCGACGCCGCTGACATTCGGTATCGTCGCGCTGCACGAAGCGCAGGCGTAA